One Jannaschia sp. GRR-S6-38 genomic window carries:
- the pstC gene encoding phosphate ABC transporter permease subunit PstC, which yields MPLSWIILALAALGAVAFVLARRRALASVGGDARRLHSLPVYYGLNGLLTALIPALGVLVLWLLVQPMVLDRGAAADFPEAAIPEGGTLSLVLADVRRVADGLDALGRDGEAGSAEVDAALAAGGTALGAELSDAVLAAAIAYREGRATGNMAMTAVVLLLALAGAAWALRRSDGAFRARNVVERVVLVMLGAAASVAILTTLAIVLSLLFESLNFFRQYPAAEFFFSTNWAPSFSGRGGASELGILPLLWGTLYISFIALLVAVPVGLFAAIYLSEYAGKRFRGIVKPMLEVLAGIPTIVYGLFALVTVGPFLRDALAQPLGLGNSASSVMTAGLVMGIMLIPFVSSLSDDIINAVPQAMRDGSLGLGATRSETVRQVIVPAALPGIVGAVLLAASRAIGETMIVVLGAGAAARLDLNPFEAMTTVTVKIVSQLTGDTDFASPETLVAFALGLTLFVITLGLNVLALYIVRRYREQYE from the coding sequence ATGCCGCTGTCCTGGATCATCCTCGCGCTGGCCGCCCTCGGGGCGGTCGCGTTCGTCCTGGCCCGGCGCCGGGCGCTGGCCTCGGTCGGCGGCGACGCGCGGCGGCTGCATTCGCTGCCGGTCTATTACGGGCTGAACGGCCTTCTCACGGCGCTGATCCCCGCGCTCGGCGTGCTGGTGCTCTGGCTGCTGGTCCAGCCCATGGTGCTGGACCGGGGCGCGGCCGCCGACTTCCCCGAGGCCGCCATTCCCGAGGGCGGCACCCTGAGCCTGGTCCTAGCCGATGTGCGCCGCGTGGCGGACGGGCTCGATGCGTTGGGCCGCGATGGCGAGGCCGGCTCGGCCGAGGTCGACGCGGCGCTGGCCGCCGGCGGCACGGCGCTCGGGGCCGAATTGTCCGACGCGGTCCTGGCCGCGGCCATCGCCTATCGCGAGGGGCGCGCGACCGGGAACATGGCGATGACGGCCGTCGTGCTGCTCCTCGCGCTCGCGGGCGCGGCCTGGGCGCTGCGCCGCTCCGACGGTGCCTTCCGCGCGCGCAACGTCGTCGAGCGCGTGGTTCTGGTAATGCTGGGCGCCGCGGCCTCGGTCGCTATCCTGACAACGCTGGCGATCGTGCTGTCGCTGCTCTTCGAGTCGCTCAACTTCTTCCGCCAATACCCCGCGGCCGAGTTCTTCTTCTCGACGAACTGGGCGCCGAGCTTCTCGGGCCGCGGCGGGGCGTCCGAGCTGGGCATCCTGCCGCTGCTCTGGGGCACGCTTTATATCAGCTTCATCGCCCTCCTGGTCGCCGTGCCGGTGGGCCTCTTCGCGGCGATCTACCTGTCGGAATATGCCGGCAAGCGCTTCCGCGGGATCGTGAAGCCCATGCTCGAGGTGTTGGCCGGCATCCCGACCATCGTCTACGGCCTCTTCGCGCTGGTGACGGTGGGCCCGTTCCTGCGCGACGCCTTGGCACAGCCGCTGGGCCTCGGGAATTCCGCTTCCTCGGTGATGACGGCGGGGCTGGTCATGGGGATCATGCTGATCCCCTTCGTCTCCTCGCTGTCCGACGATATTATCAACGCCGTGCCGCAGGCGATGCGCGACGGCTCACTCGGCCTCGGCGCGACCCGGTCCGAGACGGTGCGCCAGGTCATCGTGCCCGCGGCCCTTCCGGGCATCGTCGGCGCCGTGCTGCTGGCCGCCAGCCGGGCCATCGGCGAGACGATGATCGTGGTGCTGGGGGCGGGGGCCGCGGCCCGGCTCGACCTGAACCCGTTCGAGGCGATGACCACCGTCACCGTCAAGATCGTCAGCCAGCTGACCGGCGACACCGATTTCGCCTCGCCCGAGACGCTGGTCGCCTTCGCCCTGGGCTTGACGCTCTTCGTCATCACGCTGGGGCTGAACGTGCTCGCGCTCTATATCGTGCGCCGCTACCGGGAGCAGTACGAATGA
- a CDS encoding substrate-binding domain-containing protein, whose protein sequence is MSLRLTATAAAIGLAATAAQARDQVQIAGSSTVLPYASIVAEAFGENFDFPTPVVESGGSSAGLKRFCEGVGENTIDIANASRAIRDAERAACAEAGVTDIIEVRIGYDGIVFASRQDGPDFTDFTPAQWYLAMAKEIPGEDGTMAANPNTTWSQIDASLPDVEILAFIPGTKHGTREVFEEKVVLQGCEDTGAMERMMAAGLDEDAAEDACMSIRDDGAAVDIDGDYTETLARIESDPDGVGVFGLSFYENNTAVLKVATMNGVTPSTETISSGEYPVSRPLYFYIKKAHLGAIPGLKEFAEFFVLDDIAGPDGPLADYGLVADPELAETQAKVADEQAMQ, encoded by the coding sequence ATGTCCCTTCGCCTCACCGCCACGGCCGCCGCCATCGGCCTCGCCGCCACCGCCGCGCAGGCCCGTGACCAGGTCCAGATCGCCGGATCCTCGACCGTCCTGCCTTATGCCTCCATCGTCGCCGAAGCCTTCGGCGAGAATTTCGACTTCCCGACCCCGGTGGTCGAGTCGGGCGGCTCCTCCGCCGGGCTCAAGCGCTTCTGCGAGGGCGTGGGCGAGAACACGATCGACATCGCCAACGCCTCGCGCGCCATCCGCGACGCCGAGCGCGCGGCCTGCGCCGAAGCCGGCGTGACCGATATCATCGAGGTCCGCATCGGCTATGACGGCATCGTCTTCGCCTCGCGGCAGGACGGGCCGGACTTCACCGATTTCACACCCGCCCAGTGGTACCTGGCCATGGCCAAGGAGATTCCGGGCGAGGATGGGACGATGGCCGCCAATCCCAACACCACCTGGTCGCAGATCGACGCGTCGCTGCCCGATGTCGAGATCCTGGCCTTCATCCCCGGCACCAAGCACGGCACCCGCGAGGTCTTCGAGGAGAAGGTCGTCCTGCAGGGCTGCGAGGATACCGGCGCGATGGAGCGCATGATGGCGGCCGGCCTGGACGAGGACGCCGCCGAGGATGCCTGCATGTCGATCCGCGACGACGGCGCGGCGGTCGATATCGACGGCGACTACACCGAGACGCTGGCCCGGATCGAAAGCGACCCCGACGGCGTGGGCGTGTTCGGCCTTTCCTTCTACGAGAACAACACCGCCGTCCTGAAGGTCGCCACGATGAACGGCGTCACGCCGTCGACCGAGACAATCTCGTCGGGCGAATACCCGGTGTCGCGCCCGCTCTACTTTTACATCAAGAAGGCCCATCTCGGCGCGATCCCCGGCCTGAAGGAATTCGCCGAGTTCTTCGTGCTCGACGACATCGCCGGACCCGACGGGCCGCTGGCCGATTACGGCCTCGTCGCCGATCCGGAGCTGGCCGAGACGCAGGCCAAGGTGGCCGACGAGCAGGCGATGCAGTAA
- a CDS encoding ATP-binding protein, with amino-acid sequence MALANPAARDVLGAWIVGQPHMAVLRQPALVSPVEDALAGGIEGRARITHSSGAVEAAYEVRITPLDGTVLLVFRDLTEAQAGASQRRDFVANVSHELKTPLTAIAGFIETLQGPARDDPAARGRFLAMMAQEVARMDRLVSDLLSLSRLEGQARRRPTDRLDLAALASEAAGLLRPGAEAEGVRIALDLPEAAPVQGDRDQLMQVLSNLIENAVKYGARPGRVTLTLQPVAREPVLRARAWRLEVADDGPGIAPEHVPRLTERFYRVDTGRSRAQGGTGLGLSIVKHIVNRHRGRLRIESAPGEGTRVSVILPAA; translated from the coding sequence GTGGCGCTGGCCAATCCGGCGGCGCGCGACGTGCTCGGCGCCTGGATCGTCGGGCAGCCCCACATGGCGGTGCTGCGCCAGCCGGCGCTGGTCAGCCCGGTCGAGGACGCGCTGGCCGGCGGCATCGAGGGGCGGGCGCGCATCACCCACAGCTCCGGCGCGGTCGAGGCCGCCTACGAGGTCCGCATCACGCCGCTCGACGGCACCGTGCTGCTGGTCTTCCGGGACCTGACAGAAGCGCAAGCGGGGGCGTCGCAACGGCGCGATTTCGTCGCCAATGTCAGCCATGAGCTGAAGACCCCGCTGACCGCCATCGCCGGGTTCATCGAGACGCTGCAGGGCCCCGCGCGCGACGATCCGGCCGCGCGCGGGCGCTTTCTCGCGATGATGGCGCAGGAGGTCGCGCGCATGGACCGGCTGGTCTCGGACCTGCTCTCGCTCAGTCGCTTGGAAGGGCAGGCGCGGCGGCGTCCGACGGACCGGCTCGACCTGGCCGCGCTGGCGTCGGAGGCCGCGGGCCTCCTGCGGCCGGGCGCGGAGGCGGAGGGCGTGCGGATCGCGCTCGACCTGCCCGAAGCGGCCCCGGTGCAGGGCGACCGGGACCAGCTGATGCAGGTCCTGTCCAACCTGATCGAGAACGCGGTGAAATACGGCGCCCGGCCCGGGCGCGTGACCCTGACGCTGCAGCCCGTCGCGCGCGAGCCGGTGCTGCGCGCCCGGGCCTGGCGCCTGGAGGTGGCCGATGACGGGCCCGGCATCGCGCCCGAACACGTCCCGCGGCTGACCGAGCGCTTCTACCGCGTCGACACCGGCCGGTCGCGAGCGCAGGGCGGCACGGGGCTGGGCCTCTCCATCGTGAAGCACATCGTCAACCGCCATCGCGGGCGGCTGAGGATCGAAAGCGCGCCGGGGGAGGGGACCCGCGTCTCGGTGATCCTTCCGGCGGCGTGA
- a CDS encoding glutamate-5-semialdehyde dehydrogenase — protein sequence MKDLSHDIPALMRAMGEAARAAATVLAQASAERKHAALIGAAEALWRDRDAVLAANARDMEYGRDKGLSAAMMDRLRLDEDRIRDIVDSLRAIAEQPDPVGAVLAEWDRPNGLHIRRVRTPLGVVGVIYESRPNVTADAGALCLKSGNAVILRGGSEGFHSSRSIHAAMVAGLEAAGLPAEAIQLVPTRDRAAVQAMLTATDHIDVIVPRGGKGLVGLVQREARVPVFAHLEGIVHVYLDASADPEKARAIVLNAKTRRTGICGSAECLLIHRDIAAGLGQQVCDMLMEAGVEVRAGAGLRGTREAREDDWGTEFLDMKIAAKVVEDVDDAIAHIRRYGSDHTDCIIAEDAAPVARFFGGLDSAILMHNASTQFADGAEFGMGAEIGIATGKMHARGPVGAEQLCSFKYLVTADGAVRP from the coding sequence ATGAAGGACCTGAGCCACGACATCCCCGCTCTGATGCGCGCCATGGGCGAGGCCGCGCGCGCGGCGGCCACGGTACTGGCGCAGGCCTCGGCGGAGCGCAAGCACGCCGCCCTGATCGGGGCGGCCGAGGCGCTGTGGCGCGACCGCGACGCCGTCCTGGCGGCCAATGCGCGGGACATGGAATACGGCCGCGACAAGGGGCTGAGCGCCGCGATGATGGACCGGCTTCGGCTCGACGAGGACCGCATCCGCGACATCGTCGACAGCCTGCGCGCCATCGCCGAGCAGCCCGACCCGGTGGGCGCGGTGCTGGCCGAGTGGGACCGGCCCAACGGCCTTCATATCCGCCGTGTGCGCACGCCCCTGGGCGTGGTCGGCGTGATCTACGAAAGTCGCCCCAACGTGACCGCCGATGCCGGCGCGCTCTGCCTGAAATCCGGCAACGCGGTGATCCTGCGCGGCGGGTCCGAGGGCTTCCATTCCTCGCGCAGCATCCACGCCGCGATGGTCGCGGGGCTGGAGGCGGCGGGCCTTCCCGCCGAGGCAATCCAGCTCGTGCCGACGCGCGACCGCGCCGCCGTGCAGGCCATGCTGACCGCGACCGACCATATCGACGTGATCGTGCCGCGCGGCGGAAAGGGGCTCGTGGGCCTCGTCCAGCGCGAGGCGCGGGTGCCGGTCTTCGCCCATCTCGAAGGCATCGTGCATGTCTATCTCGACGCCTCCGCCGACCCCGAAAAGGCGCGGGCCATCGTGCTGAACGCCAAGACCCGGCGCACCGGTATCTGCGGCTCGGCGGAATGCCTTCTGATCCACCGCGACATCGCCGCGGGCCTGGGCCAGCAGGTCTGCGACATGCTGATGGAGGCCGGGGTCGAGGTTCGCGCCGGCGCGGGCCTTCGCGGCACGCGGGAAGCGCGCGAGGACGATTGGGGGACCGAGTTCCTCGACATGAAGATCGCCGCGAAAGTCGTTGAAGACGTTGACGATGCCATCGCGCATATCCGGCGCTACGGCTCGGACCACACCGATTGCATCATCGCCGAGGACGCCGCGCCGGTCGCGCGGTTCTTCGGCGGGCTCGACAGCGCGATCCTGATGCACAACGCCTCGACCCAGTTCGCCGATGGCGCCGAGTTCGGGATGGGCGCCGAGATCGGCATCGCCACCGGCAAGATGCATGCGCGCGGGCCCGTGGGCGCCGAGCAGCTCTGCTCGTTCAAGTATCTCGTCACCGCGGACGGCGCGGTCCGGCCCTGA
- the obgE gene encoding GTPase ObgE: MKFLDLAKVYIRSGGGGGGAISFRREKYIEYGGPDGGNGGRGGDVIAEAVEGLNTLIDFRYQQHFFAKSGQGGMGRQRTGKDGDDIILRVPVGTEILDEDEETVIADMTEVGQRVVLAKGGNGGFGNMHFKSATNQAPRRANPGQPGVERTIWLRLKLIADVGLLGLPNAGKSTFLAATSNARPKIADYPFTTLVPNLGVVGVDGAEFVVADIPGLIEGAHEGRGIGDRFLGHVERSGALLHLVDATSADVVGDWRTIVTELEMYGGGLADKPRLTVLSKIDAVDDDALEERRAALSSACGGEVMTMSAVSGAGVTEVLRALRARIRAEAKAAAPQDEAEEPWSPV, translated from the coding sequence ATGAAATTTCTCGATCTGGCCAAGGTGTATATCCGCTCGGGCGGCGGCGGCGGCGGGGCGATCTCGTTCCGGCGCGAGAAATACATCGAATATGGCGGCCCCGACGGCGGCAATGGCGGGCGCGGCGGCGACGTGATCGCCGAGGCCGTCGAGGGGCTCAACACCCTGATTGACTTCCGCTACCAGCAGCATTTCTTCGCCAAGTCGGGGCAGGGGGGCATGGGCCGCCAGCGCACCGGCAAGGACGGCGACGACATCATCCTGCGCGTCCCCGTCGGCACCGAGATCCTCGACGAGGACGAGGAGACGGTGATCGCCGACATGACCGAGGTCGGCCAGCGCGTCGTCCTGGCCAAGGGCGGCAACGGCGGCTTCGGCAACATGCATTTCAAATCGGCCACCAACCAGGCGCCGCGCCGCGCCAACCCGGGCCAGCCGGGCGTGGAGCGGACGATCTGGCTTCGGCTGAAGCTGATCGCGGATGTCGGGCTTCTGGGCCTGCCCAATGCGGGCAAATCGACCTTCCTCGCGGCGACCTCGAACGCGCGGCCGAAGATCGCCGACTACCCGTTCACGACGCTCGTCCCTAATCTCGGCGTGGTCGGCGTGGACGGCGCGGAATTCGTCGTGGCCGACATCCCCGGTTTGATCGAGGGCGCGCATGAGGGCCGGGGCATCGGCGACCGGTTCCTGGGCCATGTCGAACGCTCCGGCGCGCTCCTGCATCTCGTCGACGCGACCAGCGCCGACGTGGTGGGCGATTGGCGGACCATCGTCACCGAGCTCGAGATGTATGGCGGCGGGCTCGCCGACAAGCCGCGCCTGACGGTGCTGAGCAAGATCGACGCCGTCGATGACGACGCGCTGGAGGAGCGCCGCGCCGCGCTCTCGTCGGCCTGCGGCGGCGAAGTCATGACCATGTCCGCCGTCTCGGGCGCCGGCGTGACCGAGGTGCTGCGCGCGCTGCGCGCCAGGATCCGGGCCGAGGCCAAGGCCGCGGCGCCGCAGGACGAGGCGGAGGAGCCGTGGTCGCCGGTCTGA
- a CDS encoding GNAT family N-acetyltransferase has product MTPQKAPVRIDPEASRDQAVIRTGRLTLRPVRRADMGLIEHYTGDKRVAGMTTSIPHPLPPGAADAFVTRCLNGVRDETVWAMDATEAGLGELVGLMSLETMDRGQAEIGYWVAPVVWNTGLATEALRGLMDANPLGNSQVFGKVFQDNPASARVLTNAGFDYIGDAEAFCVARGAVVPQWTYIRQMGG; this is encoded by the coding sequence ATGACACCCCAGAAAGCACCCGTTCGCATCGACCCCGAGGCGTCGCGCGACCAGGCCGTAATCCGGACCGGACGCCTGACGCTGCGGCCCGTCCGCCGGGCCGATATGGGCCTGATCGAGCATTACACCGGCGACAAGCGCGTCGCCGGCATGACCACCTCGATCCCGCACCCGTTGCCGCCGGGCGCGGCCGATGCGTTCGTCACCCGTTGCCTGAACGGCGTGCGCGACGAGACCGTCTGGGCGATGGATGCGACCGAGGCGGGCCTGGGCGAGCTGGTCGGCCTGATGAGCCTCGAGACGATGGATCGCGGCCAGGCCGAGATCGGCTATTGGGTGGCGCCGGTCGTCTGGAACACCGGCCTCGCGACTGAGGCGCTGCGCGGGCTGATGGACGCCAATCCGCTGGGCAACAGCCAGGTCTTCGGCAAGGTGTTCCAGGACAACCCGGCCTCGGCCCGCGTGCTGACCAATGCCGGCTTCGACTATATCGGCGACGCCGAGGCCTTCTGCGTCGCGCGGGGCGCGGTGGTGCCGCAATGGACCTATATCCGGCAGATGGGCGGCTGA
- a CDS encoding LysE family translocator: protein MSVAVLPFAAFAASQVGTPGPANMALMATGARFGLRGALPFVAGVVLGKQFIIWPVGFGLMELADRAPWAFAALKWASAAYIIWLAWRVANMRLGQAGTAPAPGFLAGLIVHPLNPKAWAMITGGFTAFTAPGTPALEATATIAAVLLLCQLAMHPLWTMAGALVARHLRGRPTEKYLMWTLAALTVASVLFVLFGGGPA, encoded by the coding sequence CTGTCCGTCGCCGTCCTTCCCTTCGCCGCCTTCGCCGCCAGCCAGGTCGGCACGCCGGGGCCGGCCAACATGGCGCTGATGGCCACCGGTGCGCGCTTCGGGCTGCGCGGCGCGCTGCCCTTCGTGGCGGGCGTGGTCCTGGGCAAGCAATTCATCATCTGGCCCGTGGGCTTCGGCCTGATGGAGCTCGCGGACCGCGCACCCTGGGCCTTCGCGGCGCTGAAATGGGCCTCGGCCGCCTATATCATCTGGTTGGCCTGGCGCGTGGCGAACATGCGCCTGGGCCAGGCGGGCACGGCTCCGGCGCCTGGTTTTCTGGCCGGGCTGATCGTGCACCCGCTCAACCCGAAGGCCTGGGCGATGATCACCGGCGGCTTCACCGCCTTCACCGCGCCGGGCACCCCGGCGCTGGAGGCGACGGCCACGATCGCGGCGGTCCTGCTGCTCTGCCAGCTGGCGATGCACCCGCTCTGGACCATGGCGGGCGCGCTGGTCGCGCGGCACCTGCGGGGCCGGCCGACCGAGAAATACCTGATGTGGACGCTGGCGGCGCTGACCGTCGCCTCCGTCCTTTTCGTCCTGTTCGGAGGAGGACCGGCATGA
- the rpmA gene encoding 50S ribosomal protein L27: MAHKKAGGSSRNGRDSAGRRLGVKLFGGQKAIAGNIIVRQRGTKWWPGEGVGLGRDHTIFATTDGAVTFRKGFKGRTYISVLPEAEAAE; encoded by the coding sequence ATGGCACACAAGAAAGCCGGTGGTTCGTCCCGCAACGGCCGCGACTCCGCGGGTCGTCGCCTGGGCGTCAAGCTGTTCGGTGGCCAGAAGGCCATCGCGGGCAACATCATCGTGCGCCAGCGCGGCACCAAGTGGTGGCCGGGCGAGGGCGTGGGCCTGGGTCGTGACCACACGATCTTCGCGACCACCGATGGCGCCGTGACCTTCCGCAAGGGCTTCAAGGGGCGCACCTATATCAGCGTGCTCCCCGAGGCCGAGGCCGCCGAGTAA
- a CDS encoding 50S ribosomal protein L21 — protein MFAVLKTGGKQYRVAAGDVLRVERLAAEAGEKVQFNEVLMLGGDNVTLGTPTVDGAAVQADVIDQIKGEKLIHFVKRRRKHSSKRTKGHRQKLTLLRVTDILTSGADKSGVKEAVGSGSVSGAALAAAAPAAKAAPKKAAAPKKAAPKKAADPAPATSSDADKVAEAATAGTRPGNLLDAPRDGKADDLKKISGVGPKLEGLLNENGVFHFDQIAAWGEAEVAYMDDRLSFKGRIARDNWIDQATQFAAEKE, from the coding sequence ATGTTTGCCGTTCTGAAAACCGGGGGCAAGCAGTACCGGGTCGCCGCGGGCGACGTGCTGCGGGTCGAACGTTTGGCCGCCGAGGCCGGTGAGAAGGTCCAGTTCAACGAGGTGCTGATGCTGGGTGGCGATAACGTCACGCTGGGCACGCCCACCGTGGACGGTGCCGCCGTGCAGGCCGACGTGATCGACCAGATCAAGGGCGAGAAGCTCATTCACTTCGTTAAGCGCCGCCGGAAGCACTCGTCGAAGCGCACGAAGGGCCACCGCCAGAAGCTGACCCTGCTGCGCGTCACAGACATCCTGACCTCGGGCGCCGACAAGTCGGGCGTCAAGGAAGCGGTGGGTTCGGGCTCGGTCTCGGGGGCCGCGCTGGCCGCCGCCGCGCCGGCCGCCAAGGCCGCGCCGAAGAAGGCCGCCGCGCCCAAGAAGGCCGCGCCGAAGAAGGCCGCCGATCCCGCGCCCGCGACCTCGAGCGATGCCGACAAGGTGGCCGAGGCCGCGACCGCCGGCACCCGGCCCGGTAACCTGCTGGACGCGCCGCGCGACGGCAAGGCCGACGACCTGAAGAAGATCTCGGGCGTGGGTCCGAAGCTGGAAGGTCTGTTGAACGAGAACGGCGTCTTCCATTTCGACCAGATCGCCGCTTGGGGCGAGGCCGAGGTTGCCTATATGGATGACCGTCTGTCGTTCAAGGGCCGCATCGCCCGCGACAACTGGATCGACCAGGCGACGCAATTCGCCGCAGAGAAGGAGTAA